From Leifsonia sp. fls2-241-R2A-40a, one genomic window encodes:
- the ccsB gene encoding c-type cytochrome biogenesis protein CcsB translates to MTETLAQLSTVFLYAAMGLYAAAFIAFALDLARRGARATAVEAAAVPSAVARRAEVTAPVGAPTATVIGGGDAEAPPAGSALGRLSSRISSRVEDDLVNGSENSASLRWAFGLTIVGFAFHFVAVVLRGIAAARVPWANMWEFSMTGTLVIIGVFLIANLKWQIKYVGTFVLGLVLVLQGIALLRYYVPVVPLQPALQSYWLVIHIIVAVLGTAFFALGFALSGLQLLQYRRERQVEESRPQQFRFLATLPSSVALENLAYRINIVGFIAWTFTLIAGAIWAEKAWGRYWGWDTKEVWTFIIWVIYAGYIHARATRGWRGSRSAWLAIIGFAAVLFNFGIVNVFFHGLHAYSGL, encoded by the coding sequence GTGACCGAAACGCTCGCTCAACTCTCGACCGTGTTCCTGTACGCGGCGATGGGACTGTACGCGGCGGCATTCATCGCCTTCGCACTCGATCTCGCACGGCGGGGAGCTCGGGCAACGGCCGTCGAGGCCGCAGCCGTTCCGAGCGCTGTCGCCCGGCGCGCGGAGGTAACAGCGCCGGTAGGAGCGCCGACCGCCACCGTGATCGGTGGAGGTGACGCGGAGGCGCCACCTGCCGGGTCCGCACTCGGCCGGCTGTCGTCGCGGATCAGCTCGCGGGTCGAGGACGACCTGGTGAACGGATCGGAGAACTCTGCGTCTCTGCGCTGGGCGTTCGGCCTCACGATCGTCGGGTTCGCATTCCACTTCGTCGCAGTGGTGCTTCGCGGCATAGCCGCCGCGCGCGTCCCCTGGGCGAACATGTGGGAGTTCTCGATGACGGGGACGCTCGTGATCATCGGCGTCTTCCTCATCGCCAACCTCAAGTGGCAGATCAAGTACGTCGGGACCTTCGTCCTCGGACTGGTCCTTGTGCTCCAGGGGATCGCCCTGCTTCGGTACTACGTCCCCGTCGTTCCGTTGCAGCCGGCGTTGCAGTCGTACTGGTTGGTGATCCACATCATCGTGGCCGTTCTGGGAACGGCGTTCTTCGCTCTGGGCTTCGCGCTGTCGGGTCTTCAGCTGCTGCAGTATCGACGCGAACGCCAGGTCGAGGAGTCTCGACCGCAGCAGTTCCGCTTCCTCGCGACCCTTCCGAGTTCGGTAGCGCTCGAGAACCTCGCATACCGGATCAACATCGTGGGCTTCATCGCGTGGACCTTCACCCTGATCGCCGGCGCCATCTGGGCCGAAAAGGCATGGGGCCGGTATTGGGGATGGGACACCAAGGAGGTGTGGACCTTCATCATCTGGGTGATCTATGCGGGATACATCCACGCACGAGCCACTCGCGGATGGCGCGGATCGCGTTCGGCGTGGCTCGCGATCATCGGGTTTGCGGCGGTGCTCTTCAACTTCGGGATCGTGAACGTGTTCTTCCACGGGTTGCACGCGTACTCGGGACTGTGA
- a CDS encoding cytochrome c biogenesis protein ResB — MRTALFLLLLLAIAAVPGSLVPQRSSDPNGVTKYFTDNPSLAPVLDNLQAFDVYTSVWFSAIYLLLFASLIGCIIPRTKHHFLAMRAKPPRTPVRLTRMSGFQARVLPAELRASGPDPILTARDVLKANRYRVALYQDARSTSVSAERGYLRESGNLVFHVALLGVLLAIGVGGGFGYTGQKIVVEGQSFVNSLPSYNSFNPGRFFSDGTLAPFSIAVNKLNVAYETKNKDAIGTPLDYTAHVTTVGPGDATSNTTIKVNDPLAIGGTNVYLLGNGYAPSITVRDPAGKVVFSDSVPFIPQADPNLTSLGFVKIPDGLKEQVGMIGFFYPTVTASQTAQGALASKFPGLDDPVLSLNVYAGDLGVDDGVPQSVYSLNTDTLEQLAGPPTKTKALELKPGEKVQLPNGLGTISLDGVKRFATLEVHHDPAQVWVLVFAILILVGLLTSLFVPRRRLWVKAVENSDGSLTLEYAGLARGDDPNLLAAIAAVADQHSRALAGSPKT, encoded by the coding sequence ATGCGCACCGCGCTGTTCCTGCTGCTCCTGCTGGCCATCGCAGCGGTGCCGGGGTCCCTGGTCCCGCAGCGGAGTTCCGACCCGAACGGCGTGACCAAGTACTTCACCGACAACCCGTCCCTGGCACCGGTTCTCGACAATCTCCAGGCCTTCGACGTGTACACCTCGGTGTGGTTCTCGGCGATCTACCTTCTGCTGTTCGCATCCCTGATCGGATGCATCATCCCGCGGACGAAGCATCACTTCCTGGCCATGCGGGCCAAGCCGCCGCGAACGCCCGTCCGTCTCACGCGCATGTCCGGATTCCAGGCGCGGGTGCTGCCGGCGGAGCTTCGCGCGAGCGGTCCGGATCCGATCCTGACCGCACGCGACGTCCTGAAGGCCAATCGATACCGCGTCGCTCTCTACCAGGACGCCCGCTCCACATCGGTCTCCGCCGAGCGCGGCTATCTGCGCGAGAGCGGAAACCTCGTCTTCCACGTCGCGCTGCTGGGGGTGCTGCTGGCGATCGGCGTCGGTGGCGGATTCGGCTACACCGGCCAGAAGATCGTGGTCGAGGGTCAGAGCTTCGTGAACAGCCTGCCGTCGTACAACTCGTTCAATCCCGGGCGCTTCTTCAGCGATGGGACGCTGGCGCCGTTCTCGATCGCCGTGAACAAGCTCAACGTCGCCTACGAGACGAAGAACAAGGATGCGATCGGCACACCGCTGGACTACACCGCGCACGTGACGACGGTCGGGCCGGGGGATGCGACATCCAACACGACCATCAAGGTGAACGACCCGTTGGCGATCGGCGGCACCAACGTCTATCTGCTCGGGAACGGCTATGCCCCGTCGATCACCGTCCGGGATCCCGCCGGCAAGGTGGTGTTCAGCGACTCGGTGCCGTTCATCCCGCAGGCCGATCCGAACCTGACGTCTCTCGGCTTCGTGAAGATCCCGGATGGGCTGAAGGAGCAGGTCGGCATGATCGGCTTCTTCTACCCGACGGTGACGGCGAGCCAGACAGCCCAGGGGGCCTTGGCGTCGAAGTTCCCCGGACTCGACGATCCGGTGTTGAGCCTCAACGTCTACGCGGGAGACCTCGGCGTCGACGACGGAGTCCCGCAGTCCGTCTACAGCCTGAACACCGACACCCTCGAGCAGCTGGCCGGTCCGCCGACCAAGACCAAGGCGCTCGAGCTCAAGCCGGGCGAGAAGGTGCAGCTGCCGAATGGGCTCGGCACGATCTCGCTGGACGGGGTGAAGCGCTTCGCGACGCTCGAGGTGCACCACGACCCGGCCCAGGTCTGGGTCCTCGTGTTCGCGATCCTCATCCTGGTGGGCCTGCTCACCTCGCTGTTCGTGCCGAGGCGCCGGCTGTGGGTGAAGGCCGTCGAGAACTCGGACGGGTCTCTCACCTTGGAGTACGCCGGTCTGGCCCGCGGCGACGACCCGAACCTCCTCGCGGCGATAGCCGCGGTGGCGGATCAGCATTCTCGAGCCCTCGCCGGCTCCCCGAAGACTTAG
- a CDS encoding cytochrome c biogenesis protein CcdA gives MGGVGQIVFSGQLLLALPIALLAGLVSFASPCVLPLVPGYLAYVGGISDPGAKRDRSRMLTGVALFILGFAVVFIAYGAAFGALGFWLVRWQEVVVRILGALVIVMGLVFIGQFSFLQRTIKPSWRPATGLIGAPLLGIVFGLGWTPCIGPTLAAISALSVGSGSPWRGALLGLFYCIGLGIPFLLVALGFDWVAGSVSFLKRHIRAINIIGGVLLVVIGVLMVTGLWSELMSQFLAVIQGFEPAL, from the coding sequence GTGGGCGGCGTCGGTCAGATCGTTTTCAGCGGTCAGCTCCTGCTGGCCCTGCCGATCGCACTCCTGGCAGGACTGGTGTCGTTCGCGTCGCCCTGCGTCCTGCCCCTCGTACCCGGCTATCTCGCGTATGTCGGCGGTATCAGCGACCCCGGCGCGAAGCGCGACCGATCGCGGATGCTCACCGGCGTCGCGCTCTTCATCCTCGGGTTCGCCGTCGTCTTCATCGCCTACGGCGCTGCGTTCGGCGCGCTCGGCTTCTGGCTCGTTCGCTGGCAGGAGGTCGTCGTCCGGATCCTCGGGGCCCTGGTGATCGTCATGGGGCTCGTGTTCATCGGCCAGTTCTCGTTCTTGCAGCGGACGATCAAGCCGTCCTGGCGGCCGGCGACGGGCTTGATCGGCGCACCGCTCCTGGGAATCGTGTTCGGTCTCGGGTGGACGCCCTGCATCGGCCCGACGCTGGCCGCGATCAGCGCCCTCAGTGTCGGAAGCGGATCGCCCTGGCGAGGCGCGCTCCTCGGCCTGTTCTACTGCATCGGCCTCGGCATCCCGTTCCTGCTGGTCGCGCTCGGGTTCGACTGGGTGGCGGGTTCCGTCTCGTTCCTGAAGCGGCACATCCGCGCAATCAACATCATCGGCGGCGTTCTGCTGGTGGTCATCGGAGTCCTGATGGTCACCGGTCTGTGGAGCGAGCTCATGTCCCAGTTCTTGGCGGTGATCCAAGGTTTTGAGCCGGCCCTCTGA